The Chengkuizengella sediminis genomic interval ATTATACGTGTTTTTACTAAAATAATAAACCTATGTTAATATTCTGACCACAAATACGTTGTTGCAAAAACCTCGTAAGCCATTATATATTTTATTCACTTTTGATTGTTTAGAAACAAGACCAAATACAGTAGGACCGCTACCGGACATCAAAACTCCTTCCGCACCCAAACGAAGCATGACTTCTTTTAATTGATTAATCTGAGGATACATAGGTATGGTGACTTCTTCTAGGACGTTGCCAAGAGAAAGGCAAATGTGCTGAAAATTTTTGTTTTCAATTGCATTTTTTAAGATTTCCGTTGATGGATGTTTATTAATTTTATTTACATTTAATCTTCCGTATACATCAGATGTAGATACATTAATAGGAGGTTTGGCAAGTATAACCCAACATTGAGGAGGAGATGATATTTTCTCTAATATTTCTCCTCTTCCCCTTGCTATTGCCGTACCGCCTTCTATACAAAAAGGGACATCTGAACCTAGTTCCTCTGCTAATTCTTTTAAATCACTTGTTGGAATATTTAACTCCCATAACCTATTTAACCCTCTTAACGTGGCAGCAGCATCACTACTCCCACCAGCTAAACCTGCGGAAACAGGTATTTTTTTATCTAAATGGATATAAACACCCTTTTTCACATCGTACTTTTCTTTTATTAAACGCGCAGCTTGAAACGCTAAATTTTTCTCATCTAGAGGAATGTAACCCGCTTGACTGGTAATGATAATGGTGTCTCTTGATAACTCCGACATTTCCAATCGGTCTGCAAGGTCTACCATAGTCATAATCATCTCAACTTC includes:
- the ispE gene encoding 4-(cytidine 5'-diphospho)-2-C-methyl-D-erythritol kinase, coding for MKIYEKAPAKINLSLDVLRKREDGYHEVEMIMTMVDLADRLEMSELSRDTIIITSQAGYIPLDEKNLAFQAARLIKEKYDVKKGVYIHLDKKIPVSAGLAGGSSDAAATLRGLNRLWELNIPTSDLKELAEELGSDVPFCIEGGTAIARGRGEILEKISSPPQCWVILAKPPINVSTSDVYGRLNVNKINKHPSTEILKNAIENKNFQHICLSLGNVLEEVTIPMYPQINQLKEVMLRLGAEGVLMSGSGPTVFGLVSKQSKVNKIYNGLRGFCNNVFVVRILT